One Gemmatimonadaceae bacterium DNA window includes the following coding sequences:
- a CDS encoding DUF4388 domain-containing protein, producing the protein MAIRGNLSEASLPDVLQLLAMGSKTGCLTLHVDDASGSIYFENGLVCYASLSTRTLDTDDAVFAMFNWTHGSFSFEPGENPPAGVVRTAVDPQELLLEGARRVDEWSLIEKKVPNFDIVFALDRQQMLHNTIAFSREQQALLPLIDGNRNVRELMQETKLGEFAIGKALYGLVSGAFLVAVSSQDSAPVVSDSVIAEHRNLGIAFYKARMYSDAAREFKRIGELRSTDAAASFYLGLIALRDGRWPDAAAAFQTAAVSAPRMNAVFVNLAYAYERLGQHEKARLALEQVVNRAAKPEPLAHIGLASLALGRGDLDAAAAALAAARNAWGGSAPPPVWYHYAGVLEITRNAFDAAVSVLAEGVGRYPAAAVLLNNLAVAHEARGDFDRARQSIEQAVQTNSAMPQLYRNLGDILKRAGRTDEAQAAYTRAANAGAIAR; encoded by the coding sequence ATGGCGATCAGGGGCAATCTCAGCGAGGCCAGTCTTCCCGATGTGCTGCAGCTGCTGGCAATGGGGAGCAAGACCGGCTGCCTCACGCTGCACGTGGACGATGCTTCCGGCTCGATTTACTTCGAGAATGGACTCGTCTGCTACGCGTCGCTCAGCACGCGGACACTCGACACCGACGACGCCGTCTTCGCGATGTTCAACTGGACTCACGGCTCTTTCAGCTTCGAGCCCGGGGAGAATCCACCAGCGGGAGTGGTGCGAACGGCAGTGGATCCGCAGGAGCTGCTGCTCGAAGGTGCAAGGCGGGTCGACGAATGGTCGCTCATCGAAAAAAAAGTCCCGAATTTCGACATCGTATTCGCGCTCGACCGCCAGCAAATGCTTCACAACACCATTGCGTTCAGCCGCGAGCAGCAGGCGCTGTTACCACTGATAGACGGTAATCGGAACGTTCGTGAGCTGATGCAGGAAACGAAGCTTGGCGAATTTGCGATAGGCAAGGCGTTGTATGGCCTGGTGAGTGGCGCGTTTCTGGTTGCGGTCAGCTCGCAGGACAGTGCGCCGGTCGTGTCGGACTCAGTCATCGCCGAGCATCGGAATCTCGGAATCGCTTTTTACAAGGCGCGGATGTACAGCGACGCGGCACGCGAGTTCAAGCGCATAGGCGAGCTGCGCTCGACGGACGCGGCGGCGTCGTTCTATCTCGGTCTGATCGCTCTTCGAGATGGCAGGTGGCCCGACGCAGCGGCTGCGTTTCAGACCGCCGCCGTTTCGGCGCCCCGCATGAATGCGGTTTTCGTGAACCTCGCCTACGCATACGAGCGCCTGGGGCAACATGAGAAGGCGCGGCTGGCGCTGGAGCAGGTTGTGAACAGGGCTGCGAAGCCCGAGCCGCTTGCGCACATCGGGCTGGCCTCGCTTGCGCTCGGGCGCGGGGATCTCGACGCGGCCGCGGCCGCTCTGGCGGCGGCCAGAAATGCATGGGGTGGCTCTGCGCCACCGCCAGTGTGGTACCATTACGCCGGAGTTCTCGAAATCACGAGAAACGCGTTCGACGCCGCCGTGTCGGTTCTGGCGGAGGGCGTCGGTCGATATCCGGCGGCGGCGGTGCTTCTGAACAATCTCGCCGTCGCGCACGAGGCGAGGGGCGATTTCGACAGAGCGCGTCAGAGCATCGAGCAGGCCGTGCAGACCAACAGCGCAATGCCGCAGCTCTATCGCAACCTTGGTGACATCCTGAAGCGCGCCGGGCGGACTGACGAAGCGCAGGCGGCTTACACGCGTGCGGCGAATGCGGGTGCAATCGCCCGCTGA
- a CDS encoding chemotaxis protein CheC: MTFGSSALRSLSPARLDALKEVANIGAGHAATALSLMTGARIMIDVPTVNVGQLAELVPEIAAADVPIVGVMMDMQGSLNGQTLLALPVATARRLADLMLRRERRAGDGPFTLLEESALREAGNILGGAYMTALSDFLEMQLMPSPPRFRIATTSEILMECVAALSDDIAVCCVETEFTFEEIGERFRGFFLLLPDSDSFTAIFRAVRLS; encoded by the coding sequence GTGACTTTTGGCTCCAGCGCTCTCCGCTCGCTGTCGCCGGCGCGTCTCGACGCGCTCAAGGAGGTAGCGAACATCGGCGCCGGCCACGCTGCAACGGCGCTCTCTCTGATGACCGGCGCGCGGATCATGATCGACGTCCCGACGGTAAACGTCGGCCAGCTGGCCGAGCTCGTCCCCGAGATAGCGGCGGCCGACGTGCCGATCGTCGGCGTGATGATGGACATGCAGGGCTCGCTGAACGGGCAAACGCTGCTCGCCCTGCCGGTGGCGACCGCGCGCCGGCTCGCCGATCTGATGCTCCGCCGCGAGCGACGTGCCGGCGATGGCCCTTTCACCCTGCTCGAGGAGTCCGCTCTCAGAGAAGCCGGCAATATTCTCGGAGGAGCCTACATGACGGCTCTCAGCGACTTCCTCGAGATGCAGCTCATGCCCTCGCCGCCGCGCTTTCGGATCGCTACGACGAGTGAGATTCTGATGGAATGCGTGGCAGCGTTGTCTGATGACATCGCAGTCTGCTGCGTCGAGACCGAGTTCACCTTCGAGGAAATCGGAGAGCGGTTCCGCGGATTCTTTCTGCTCCTGCCGGATTCCGATTCATTCACGGCGATCTTTCGCGCGGTGCGGTTGAGCTGA
- a CDS encoding response regulator produces the protein MNSTVLVCDDAVFMRTMISDILTQAGLDVVGEAESGTEAVAKYRSLKPDLVTMDIIMPDMGGIEAVRAITQFDPQARVLMCSAMGQQALVAEAIQAGAKDFVVKPFQPSRVLEAVQRVLG, from the coding sequence GTGAACAGTACGGTTCTGGTGTGCGACGACGCGGTGTTCATGCGAACGATGATCAGCGACATCCTGACTCAAGCTGGTCTCGATGTCGTTGGCGAAGCTGAATCGGGAACCGAGGCCGTCGCGAAGTACCGGTCACTCAAGCCCGATCTCGTGACGATGGACATCATCATGCCCGATATGGGCGGCATTGAGGCGGTGCGGGCGATAACGCAGTTCGATCCGCAGGCCCGGGTGCTGATGTGCAGCGCCATGGGACAGCAGGCACTTGTAGCCGAAGCGATACAGGCGGGCGCCAAGGATTTTGTCGTCAAGCCGTTTCAGCCGAGCAGGGTGCTGGAGGCGGTGCAGCGTGTGCTTGGGTAA
- a CDS encoding chemotaxis protein CheA: MNAARYSELFRAEARERLTEMNNALLAIERGAGPEHVSALFRAVHNMKGMSAAMGYQSIRDLSHALETLLEKMRRDETSPSPAVIDVLFDAVDALESAVVIVSRDRNANPDLTPAVEMLESLAGAGDSDVAASLMPTMEWPAAAASDPGSARGPRHTPVRDTPVRDTPLRNTPVSNAPLRNTPVRNAPLRNTPARKTPVIPMFSAGGMETRRSVRVDAERLDTLMNLVGELVIARGRLTELVRQSGAQPLVEVVTQASRLIGNLQDEITKSRMVPVGQAFERFERLVRDTAHELGKQVVLELRGTDIEVDKSVLDEIGDPVMHLLRNSLDHGVESPSARRDAGKPKIGKLVLSAERERSAVVIHVSDDGCGIDARKVLERARAANLVSPAQENLTDGELLDLIAQPGFSTSARVSRISGRGVGLDVVATKVRSLGGSVELTTALGRGTTMTIRLPVTLAIIHALLARVAGETYALPITHVVETMVLTPEMSSVEDGREVVSIRGETMPVVHLRARLGHPPRPNGAGHMVVLDFSERRSALVVDEFVGQQEIVVKPFDPARGMPQLFSGATILSTGAPALILDTRGVA, encoded by the coding sequence GTGAACGCGGCGCGTTACTCCGAGCTGTTCCGCGCCGAAGCACGGGAGCGGCTGACGGAGATGAACAATGCGCTCCTCGCCATCGAGCGGGGCGCCGGGCCCGAGCACGTCTCGGCGTTGTTCAGGGCGGTGCACAACATGAAAGGCATGAGCGCCGCGATGGGGTACCAGTCCATTCGCGATCTGTCCCATGCGCTGGAGACTCTCCTCGAAAAGATGCGTCGGGATGAGACGTCGCCCTCGCCGGCGGTGATCGACGTCCTGTTCGACGCGGTCGATGCCCTCGAGAGCGCGGTAGTTATTGTCTCGCGCGACAGGAATGCCAATCCCGACTTGACGCCCGCAGTCGAGATGCTCGAGTCGCTGGCCGGCGCGGGAGATTCTGACGTCGCAGCGTCGCTCATGCCGACGATGGAATGGCCGGCCGCCGCGGCTTCGGATCCCGGTTCCGCGCGGGGTCCGCGTCACACTCCTGTGCGCGACACTCCTGTGCGCGACACTCCCCTGCGCAACACTCCCGTAAGCAACGCTCCGCTGCGCAACACTCCAGTACGCAACGCTCCGCTGCGCAACACTCCTGCGCGGAAGACTCCGGTAATACCCATGTTCTCCGCCGGTGGGATGGAAACTCGTCGAAGCGTGCGTGTCGACGCCGAGCGACTCGACACGCTGATGAATCTCGTCGGCGAGCTCGTGATCGCGCGCGGGCGCCTGACCGAGCTGGTGCGACAATCAGGCGCGCAGCCGCTGGTGGAAGTCGTTACCCAGGCGTCGAGGCTCATCGGCAATCTTCAGGACGAGATCACGAAAAGTCGCATGGTGCCTGTCGGCCAGGCATTCGAGCGCTTCGAGCGTCTTGTCCGCGACACCGCGCACGAGCTGGGCAAGCAGGTGGTGCTTGAATTACGGGGCACAGACATCGAAGTCGACAAATCGGTGCTGGACGAGATCGGTGACCCGGTGATGCACCTGCTGAGGAATTCGCTCGATCACGGAGTCGAGTCTCCGTCGGCGCGAAGGGATGCCGGCAAGCCCAAGATCGGCAAGCTCGTCCTCTCCGCTGAGCGAGAGCGCTCCGCCGTCGTGATCCACGTCAGTGACGACGGGTGCGGGATAGATGCACGGAAAGTCCTCGAGCGTGCCCGTGCCGCAAATCTCGTGTCGCCCGCTCAGGAAAATCTGACTGACGGTGAGCTTCTGGACCTGATCGCGCAACCTGGATTCTCTACGTCGGCGCGCGTATCGAGGATTTCAGGACGAGGGGTGGGACTCGATGTTGTCGCGACAAAGGTGCGATCGCTGGGCGGCTCGGTGGAGCTCACGACTGCCTTGGGCAGGGGCACCACGATGACGATTCGACTGCCGGTCACGCTGGCGATCATCCACGCGCTGCTGGCCAGAGTTGCGGGCGAGACCTACGCGCTTCCAATCACTCACGTAGTGGAAACGATGGTGTTGACGCCCGAAATGTCGAGCGTCGAGGACGGACGGGAAGTTGTCTCCATTCGTGGCGAGACGATGCCGGTGGTGCATTTGCGGGCTCGACTCGGGCATCCACCGCGCCCGAACGGTGCTGGCCATATGGTCGTACTCGATTTCTCCGAGCGTCGGTCGGCGCTGGTGGTGGACGAATTCGTCGGGCAGCAGGAAATCGTAGTCAAGCCATTCGATCCCGCGCGCGGAATGCCGCAGCTGTTCAGCGGGGCAACGATTCTTTCCACCGGAGCGCCGGCGCTGATTCTCGATACGCGCGGCGTCGCCTAG
- a CDS encoding RluA family pseudouridine synthase, which yields MGRRERRRSHPWRPRDGQGSGHRSCVVGFPRIAHRHRHLTPARRSEYLIEADGNVRLDLLVAQRVDISRNHAATLIANGNVTVNGRREKASYRPVTGDVVIVEQPEAVTREIVGEAIPLSIAYEDDALVVIDKPAGMVVHPAPGNWSGTLVHALLGRGADLAAGTAADRAGIIHRLDKETSGLLIVAKTERAHRILSAALAARRVHRRYAVMIWGHLAGDTLTVDRPIARDPRDRKRMAIVSSGRQARTDFVRLARFGSGDLLRAHLHTGRTHQIRVHLASVGHPVIGDDTYGGGGGRRIAGLPPRRHFLHAAWLAFTHPITGAPMDIRSPLPEDLKRSLSAIAEGSGLPEAEDPMVALGFYDQRSS from the coding sequence GTGGGGCGACGAGAACGCCGACGAAGCCACCCTTGGAGACCACGAGATGGCCAAGGAAGTGGCCACCGTTCCTGCGTCGTCGGTTTCCCCCGTATCGCGCACAGGCACCGACATCTGACTCCCGCCCGGCGCAGCGAGTATCTGATCGAGGCGGACGGTAACGTCCGCCTCGACTTGCTTGTGGCCCAGCGCGTCGACATTTCGCGGAACCACGCGGCGACTCTCATCGCCAACGGCAACGTCACTGTGAACGGCCGGCGCGAAAAGGCCAGCTACCGTCCGGTCACCGGTGACGTCGTCATCGTGGAACAGCCCGAGGCCGTCACGCGCGAGATCGTCGGCGAAGCCATTCCACTGTCGATCGCCTATGAGGACGATGCTCTGGTGGTGATCGACAAACCAGCGGGCATGGTGGTGCATCCGGCGCCCGGCAACTGGTCCGGAACGCTGGTGCATGCGCTGCTCGGCAGGGGCGCCGACCTCGCGGCGGGCACGGCCGCAGACCGGGCGGGCATAATTCATCGCCTGGACAAGGAAACATCGGGGCTTCTGATAGTCGCAAAGACCGAGCGGGCGCACCGGATTCTGTCCGCTGCTCTCGCTGCGCGGAGGGTACACCGGAGGTATGCGGTGATGATCTGGGGCCATCTGGCCGGCGACACGCTCACGGTCGACCGCCCCATCGCCCGTGACCCGCGAGACCGAAAGCGTATGGCAATCGTCAGTAGCGGAAGGCAGGCGAGAACGGATTTTGTCCGGCTCGCCCGCTTTGGATCGGGAGACCTGCTGCGCGCTCATCTGCACACAGGGCGGACCCACCAGATTCGCGTTCATCTCGCGTCGGTCGGACACCCGGTGATCGGTGACGACACCTACGGCGGAGGTGGAGGAAGGCGAATCGCCGGGCTTCCGCCCCGTAGGCATTTTCTGCATGCGGCGTGGCTCGCGTTCACTCATCCAATCACTGGCGCGCCGATGGACATCCGCTCACCGCTACCCGAGGATCTGAAGCGCTCGCTCTCCGCGATAGCCGAAGGCTCCGGGTTGCCTGAAGCCGAGGATCCGATGGTCGCCCTCGGCTTCTATGACCAGCGCAGCAGCTAG
- a CDS encoding tetratricopeptide repeat protein: MTGNSGALRQVVLREDHLGASTFVEKGWNLIAIGDFSRAEIALLQALELAPSDVYARVLLAWALMRQGTYDKAEELLKELLAEDPLHAMARVNMGYVQMRKGELAAAAELLDNCSRQIRDPKAALYARFYLGLLLAAQNDFGAAEQCLRKSVALAPNFIEGYYELGRSQLAGARSEEARATWKAGHSANRFNVWGKRCAEAIRLADRGELAPSYS, translated from the coding sequence GTGACCGGCAACTCGGGGGCTCTGCGGCAAGTCGTCCTTCGCGAAGACCATCTCGGCGCCTCCACGTTCGTGGAGAAAGGATGGAATCTGATCGCCATCGGTGATTTTTCGAGAGCCGAAATTGCGCTGCTTCAGGCACTCGAGCTGGCACCCAGTGATGTCTATGCGAGAGTGCTGCTTGCCTGGGCTTTGATGCGGCAAGGCACATACGACAAGGCGGAGGAGCTTCTCAAAGAGCTTCTGGCAGAGGATCCGCTGCATGCGATGGCGCGCGTCAACATGGGCTACGTGCAGATGCGAAAGGGCGAGCTGGCTGCCGCCGCGGAGCTGTTGGACAACTGCTCGCGGCAGATTCGGGATCCCAAGGCCGCGCTGTACGCGCGGTTCTACCTCGGCCTTCTCCTGGCCGCGCAGAATGATTTCGGCGCTGCCGAACAGTGTCTCAGAAAGAGCGTGGCGCTCGCGCCCAACTTCATCGAGGGCTACTACGAGCTCGGCCGGTCACAGCTTGCCGGCGCGCGGAGTGAAGAGGCTCGCGCGACCTGGAAAGCCGGACACTCTGCCAATCGCTTCAACGTCTGGGGAAAGCGCTGCGCGGAAGCAATCCGTCTGGCCGATCGTGGAGAGCTCGCGCCAAGCTACAGCTGA
- a CDS encoding roadblock/LC7 domain-containing protein: MSEYDTVVEQIERHPGVVGAMLVGIEDGMVIARTNGLGESWESAAALASSLFRKTRQAADDAGLGTATFVRLEADRGHVCATARGDIVLVAVTNRKINLGKLRLEMLSAAELI, translated from the coding sequence ATGAGCGAATACGACACCGTAGTCGAGCAGATCGAGCGCCACCCCGGAGTGGTTGGAGCGATGCTCGTCGGCATCGAAGACGGGATGGTGATAGCCCGCACGAACGGCCTCGGTGAGAGCTGGGAGTCGGCTGCGGCTCTGGCGTCCTCACTGTTCAGGAAGACTCGACAGGCTGCCGACGATGCCGGCCTAGGCACTGCGACGTTTGTGCGCCTCGAGGCCGATCGCGGGCATGTCTGCGCGACTGCCAGGGGAGATATCGTCCTCGTTGCCGTAACGAATCGGAAAATCAACCTTGGGAAGCTGCGCCTCGAGATGCTCAGTGCAGCGGAGCTGATATGA
- a CDS encoding tetratricopeptide repeat protein has protein sequence MPEPRAATTAQVEILRTFARRIDATDPGAQNNLGVLYFRRGMFDEAIAAFSRALALDERMRVARRNLEIAYGEAGLLEQRTADLEQRLVEAPDDISALVESGIAQKSTGNLDLAEAKFRRALQHDPESSVLHFFIAEILYNRGSGEEALRFLRRSIDLNPANPDSHYLAGFILGDLGMLEEAREANRRAVALNPRLTRAEANLSLDTLRAGNSAVKRGAPADEAKASIGSPHLTLALALRVKGYHAEALRECRAALESGEDPGAALESIASLHLFLRRPADALAACERRISLGGASPRVLNQRGIALYLLGRTSEAEQTFRSCIGRAKAYAAGQNNLGALLWDGGHVREATNCFRRAVRDDASLESARLNLALALFRQGHLQLALDAYRSLLHDHPDHPRAWSGIGRVLLEFGDHARARDACVRAVQAEPTLAHAHVTLSAAFAGLGDEAGAAECAEQAHRLDPRAQAETMILEMDSPESTAAVATMGAAGAAVPDYTLGRDYLSKGLHERAMAETRRAMARGADEKEGMVLLARCSAARGDYDVAEKELSAALGAGPSDEAVAVELAAVHRAMGRPRDALRRVVGLLRSNVYHFAALIVLGEALLDLKRTRDAARAFARVLKFNPNHAAARKYSHLTRLENI, from the coding sequence ATGCCCGAGCCTCGCGCCGCAACGACGGCACAGGTCGAGATCCTCCGGACCTTCGCGCGACGCATCGACGCGACCGATCCCGGGGCGCAGAACAACCTCGGCGTGCTCTACTTTCGGCGCGGTATGTTCGACGAGGCAATCGCCGCGTTTTCCCGGGCACTTGCCCTCGACGAGCGAATGCGGGTTGCCCGGCGGAATCTGGAAATCGCGTATGGTGAAGCGGGGCTGCTGGAACAGCGGACCGCCGACCTCGAGCAGCGCCTTGTGGAAGCTCCGGACGACATCAGTGCGCTCGTCGAGAGCGGAATAGCCCAGAAGAGCACGGGGAATCTCGATCTCGCCGAGGCGAAGTTCCGCCGCGCGCTTCAGCACGACCCCGAGAGCTCGGTGCTTCATTTCTTCATTGCCGAGATTCTCTACAATCGCGGCAGCGGCGAGGAAGCGCTCCGGTTTCTGCGGCGGTCCATCGATCTCAACCCCGCGAACCCCGACTCGCACTATCTCGCGGGCTTCATCCTCGGGGACCTGGGGATGCTCGAGGAGGCGCGGGAAGCAAACCGACGGGCGGTGGCGCTGAACCCACGCCTCACCCGCGCAGAGGCAAACCTCTCCCTCGATACTCTGCGGGCAGGGAACAGCGCCGTAAAGCGAGGCGCTCCTGCAGACGAAGCGAAAGCCTCCATCGGTAGCCCGCACCTCACGCTGGCGCTGGCGCTCCGGGTAAAAGGTTATCACGCAGAGGCTTTGAGAGAATGCCGCGCAGCTTTGGAGAGCGGGGAAGATCCGGGTGCAGCACTCGAGTCGATCGCCAGCCTCCACCTTTTTCTGCGCCGACCCGCGGATGCCCTCGCTGCGTGCGAGAGGCGGATCAGTCTTGGCGGTGCGTCTCCACGGGTTCTCAATCAGCGTGGAATTGCGCTTTACCTTCTTGGTCGCACATCCGAGGCAGAGCAGACTTTCCGAAGCTGTATCGGGCGAGCAAAGGCGTACGCGGCTGGGCAGAACAATCTCGGCGCGCTGCTCTGGGATGGCGGCCATGTTCGTGAGGCGACGAACTGTTTCAGGCGGGCTGTCCGCGACGACGCTTCTCTCGAGAGTGCCCGACTCAACCTCGCTCTGGCGCTCTTTCGCCAGGGACATCTACAGCTCGCGCTCGATGCTTATCGAAGTCTGCTGCACGACCATCCCGATCACCCGCGCGCCTGGAGCGGCATCGGACGCGTGCTGCTCGAGTTCGGGGATCATGCGCGGGCGCGTGATGCGTGCGTCCGCGCGGTTCAGGCCGAGCCTACGCTTGCACATGCGCATGTCACATTGAGCGCAGCATTCGCGGGCCTCGGTGACGAAGCCGGCGCTGCGGAATGCGCGGAGCAGGCGCACCGCCTCGATCCGCGGGCACAGGCGGAGACCATGATTCTGGAGATGGATTCTCCCGAAAGCACTGCGGCAGTGGCGACAATGGGTGCGGCCGGAGCGGCAGTGCCCGACTATACGCTTGGGCGCGACTACCTATCGAAGGGTTTGCACGAGCGGGCGATGGCCGAGACCAGGCGCGCCATGGCGAGAGGCGCTGACGAGAAAGAAGGCATGGTCCTGCTGGCGCGCTGTTCTGCCGCGCGCGGCGATTACGACGTCGCGGAAAAGGAGCTGTCAGCCGCTCTTGGTGCGGGTCCGTCGGACGAGGCTGTCGCAGTCGAGCTTGCCGCGGTTCACCGAGCGATGGGGCGGCCACGTGACGCGCTCCGCCGCGTCGTGGGATTGCTGAGATCGAATGTGTACCACTTCGCAGCCCTGATCGTTCTCGGCGAAGCGCTCCTCGATCTCAAGCGCACCCGTGACGCCGCGCGAGCATTCGCGCGTGTTCTGAAGTTCAACCCGAATCACGCCGCGGCGCGGAAGTACAGTCACCTGACGCGCCTGGAGAACATCTAG
- a CDS encoding chemotaxis protein CheW: protein MTSAAARPALPETDSPSELRNPREPAAETYANVKVLVFTLAGRRHCAGLGSVREVIPVQPATPLPGSPRQVRGLINLRGSIVTVLDAAMSEYGVPADDATASILLVERGTRVAGVVVDEVHDIGVLDRDVSIDALIDLGAMVQIALA, encoded by the coding sequence ATGACCAGCGCAGCAGCTAGACCGGCACTCCCCGAGACCGACAGCCCGAGCGAGCTTCGCAATCCGCGCGAGCCCGCGGCTGAGACCTACGCAAACGTAAAGGTCCTGGTGTTCACGCTCGCCGGGCGGCGCCATTGCGCCGGCCTCGGCTCGGTGCGCGAGGTGATTCCGGTCCAGCCGGCGACGCCTTTGCCGGGATCGCCCCGCCAGGTGCGCGGGCTCATCAATCTCCGAGGCAGCATCGTGACTGTGCTCGATGCGGCAATGTCGGAATACGGCGTGCCGGCCGACGATGCCACCGCGAGCATTCTGCTCGTCGAGCGTGGAACCCGGGTTGCCGGCGTGGTTGTGGACGAGGTGCACGACATAGGTGTGCTGGACAGGGATGTGTCAATCGACGCGCTGATCGATCTTGGCGCGATGGTGCAAATCGCTCTTGCCTGA
- the cheB gene encoding chemotaxis-specific protein-glutamate methyltransferase CheB, translating into MPEKTKRVLVVDDSAFMRRLIAEVVELRDDFRVVGTAADGFEALASIRSLSPDIVTLDVAMPRLDGLATLERIMEEMPLPVIVVSAAGSSDENASAVRALELGAVEFVQKPSGPVSIDMLVVREQLLCALDAASAVRFGEREPAAAEPRVVQRPGRTVLPKNATRAVVIAASTGGPRALAEVVSRLSADLDAAVLILQHMPAEFIPTLAARLGELTALPVTVAADGDPLFSGRLYLAPGDGQVRLRRGTYCVTIEIDAGDPLCGARPSADPLFQSVAKIFGRNAIGVVLSGMGRDGAEGLRSLRGAGGAGVVQDRATSIIYGMPAAALEAAGADAVVPSRDIAAVINDLLTANRRVA; encoded by the coding sequence GTGCCAGAGAAAACAAAACGCGTGCTTGTCGTCGACGACAGCGCCTTCATGCGCCGGCTGATCGCCGAAGTTGTCGAGCTTCGGGACGACTTTCGCGTGGTGGGCACGGCAGCAGACGGCTTCGAGGCTCTCGCCAGCATTCGTTCGCTTTCCCCCGACATCGTGACGCTCGATGTAGCCATGCCGAGACTCGACGGCCTGGCCACGCTCGAGCGCATCATGGAGGAAATGCCGCTACCGGTAATCGTCGTCAGCGCAGCTGGATCGTCGGACGAGAACGCGTCGGCTGTTCGCGCATTGGAGCTTGGCGCCGTGGAGTTCGTTCAGAAGCCCTCGGGGCCGGTGAGCATCGACATGCTGGTAGTGAGAGAGCAGCTGCTTTGCGCTCTCGATGCTGCGTCCGCCGTCAGATTCGGCGAGCGCGAACCAGCGGCCGCCGAGCCTCGCGTTGTGCAACGACCGGGGCGCACGGTCTTGCCGAAGAACGCAACCAGGGCGGTCGTGATCGCGGCATCGACGGGCGGTCCGCGCGCGCTGGCTGAAGTGGTCTCGCGGCTGTCGGCGGACCTCGACGCCGCAGTTCTCATCCTCCAGCACATGCCGGCAGAGTTCATTCCAACGCTTGCCGCTCGCCTCGGTGAGCTGACGGCGCTGCCCGTGACGGTAGCTGCCGATGGTGACCCGCTTTTCTCCGGACGCTTATATCTCGCGCCGGGCGATGGCCAGGTCCGTCTCCGTCGGGGCACTTACTGTGTGACGATCGAGATCGACGCCGGCGATCCTCTGTGCGGGGCGAGGCCGTCGGCTGATCCGCTGTTTCAGTCCGTGGCGAAAATTTTCGGACGAAACGCGATCGGCGTTGTGCTCTCGGGCATGGGCCGCGACGGGGCGGAGGGTCTGCGATCTTTGCGCGGCGCCGGAGGGGCTGGGGTCGTTCAGGATCGCGCGACCTCCATCATTTATGGTATGCCGGCGGCCGCGCTCGAGGCTGCGGGCGCCGATGCCGTCGTCCCGTCGCGAGACATCGCGGCCGTGATAAACGACCTTCTCACGGCAAACCGGAGAGTAGCGTGA
- a CDS encoding DUF4388 domain-containing protein, with product MAIEGPLQDIGIHDVFQLLDLARKSGRLRVHSAARGSEGYVYFRSGAVVHATMRDNPHTLGVLLLKADKVTELQLREARATQRRGDKRLLGEILVAQGAVSRRDVDRYMRLQIESVVFELFSWKEGGFSFTDGESGDFDGAAAVRVSTESLLMEGARRIDEWSRMADRIPDAFVIPQLAPPGDEPYASIDLRPGEWEVLTMIDGERNLREIASILGVSEFEVARTVYGMTCTGLIVAAAPTEAMAHG from the coding sequence GTGGCAATCGAAGGACCTCTCCAGGACATCGGCATTCACGACGTATTCCAGCTGCTCGACCTGGCGCGGAAGAGCGGACGACTGCGCGTGCATTCTGCCGCGCGGGGCAGCGAGGGTTATGTGTATTTCCGGTCGGGCGCGGTGGTCCACGCTACGATGCGTGACAATCCGCATACTCTCGGCGTCCTCCTCCTGAAGGCGGACAAGGTTACCGAGCTGCAGCTTCGCGAGGCCCGCGCGACGCAGCGGCGTGGCGACAAGCGCCTGTTGGGAGAGATTCTCGTGGCGCAGGGCGCGGTATCCCGGCGCGACGTCGATCGTTACATGCGGTTGCAGATCGAGAGCGTTGTATTCGAGCTCTTTTCGTGGAAAGAGGGAGGATTTTCCTTCACCGACGGTGAGAGCGGCGACTTCGACGGTGCGGCGGCGGTTCGCGTGAGCACCGAGTCCTTGCTGATGGAGGGAGCACGCAGAATCGACGAGTGGTCGCGCATGGCAGACAGGATTCCCGACGCGTTCGTAATTCCACAACTCGCTCCGCCCGGAGACGAGCCGTACGCGTCGATCGATTTGCGACCAGGTGAGTGGGAGGTGCTGACGATGATCGATGGTGAGCGGAATCTGCGTGAGATAGCCTCGATACTCGGAGTGAGCGAGTTCGAGGTCGCGCGAACCGTGTACGGGATGACCTGCACGGGGCTCATCGTCGCTGCCGCGCCCACAGAGGCGATGGCGCATGGATGA